ACATCGCTTTTTTATAGTTTTTAGTTTGTTAGAGATTAAAAAATCAGACCTCCAAGGTTTTTAAAACCTTGGAGGTCTTTTTATTCAGAATATCTTCATCGATTTACATTGATTTTTTATCAATAAAAACCTACATTTGGTAAAATTATTCTCCTATGACCACTTCAAGAAAAAGCGGAAGTTTATATACCAATATTCAAAATAATATTGCTACTATAGAGTTTGGGCATCCTGCAAGTAATTCCTTTCCAAGTGATTTATTAGACAGATTAACAAAAGAATTAGATGCAATTGCACAAAACGATTCAGTTTCTGTAATCATTTTAAAATCTGAAGGCGAAAAAGCATTTTGTGCTGGTGCTTCTTTTGATGAATTAGTCGCGATTTCAAATTTAGAAGAAGGGAAACAATTTTTTGCTGGTTTTGCCAATGTTATAAATGCCATGAGAACGTGTGGCAAATTAATTATTGGACGAATTCAAGGAAAAACAGTTGGTGGTGGAGTTGGTTTGGCTGCTGCTTGCGATTACGTTTTGGCAACTGAAAGTGCATCCATAAAATTATCGGAATTTACTATTGGTATTGGTCCTTTTGTAATTGAACCTGCAGTAAAACGAAAAATAGGGTTGGCAGCTTTGTCCGAATTAACCTTAGATGCCACAAATTGGCAAAATGCTTATTGGGCAAAAGAAAAAGGCTTGTATGCAAGAGTTTTTGAAAACATAAAAGAATTAGATAAAGAAGTTGAACTTTTTGCAGAAAAATTAGCTTCTTATAATCCACAAGCTTTAGCAGCAATGAAAAAAGTGCTGTGGGAAAATACAGATGATTGGGAGTCACTTTTATCGGAAAGAGCAAAAATTTCTGGAGAATTAGTTTTATCAGAATTTACAAAAAATGCGTTGGCTAAATTTTCAAAGAAATAATTTATGAAAATTATAGCAACTAATATTGGTGAACGTAGAGAAGTTCATTGGAAAAAGAAAAAAGTAACTACGGGTATTTATAAATTTCCAGTTGATGAACCTATTTTTTTGGATAGAGAAGAGGTAAAAGGAGATGAAATTTCCGACAGAAAATATCATGGAGGAATCAATCAGGCTGTTTACGGATATTCTTTAAAACATTATGAATATTTTAAAAACTTGCATCCTAATTTAGAGTGGAGTTATGGAATGTTTGGTGAAAACCTAACAATTGATAATATAGAAGAAACAAAAATTTATGTTGGTGATACTTTTAAAGTCGGTGAAACTATTTTAGAAGCAACACTTCAAAGAGACCCTTGTTTTAAATTAGGCATCCGTTTTAACGATATGAAAATTGTAAAACAACTTTGGAGCACCACAAAATGTGGCGTTTATTTTAAAGTTTTACAAACGGGTTTTGTAAAGGTAGGAGACAAGTTTGAGCAGATAAAAAGTAGCCCAGAAAATGCTACTATTGCAGAATTATTAATCCAAAGAAAAAAAGAAAAAGCAATTTAATGAAGTTAAGAAAAAGATATTTTTTGCTTATTTTTTTAGCAATTGCTCCTTTTTATAAATTTATTCATCCAGAAAATTATTGTTTTGGTGATGTAGATTTGGTGATTATTGGAGGCTTTATGGTATTATTTGCAATTACTTTTTTAGTTATTTTCTTCAATAACTTATATTTAATAACGATAAAAAAAGAACTCTTTAATTTTAGACCAGTAATTATAACAGTTGTTTTTTTAATAGCCTTATACACTACTTTAGGATTGCATGACAAGAATATATTTCAAGAGAAAATAAAAACCTATAAAGGTTTTTCTAAAGAAAAAGATCAACTTGAAATAAATTTATTTGATGATAATACTTTTGAGCTGAAAATAATTTATCCTAAATCTTACTGTGTCGAAAAAGGCGAATATAGTTTTAAAAACGACACATTATTACTAGATAAATATAATAAAGTAAAAGGGAATATTATTTTTGATGATATGTATGTTTATAATGACACTCAGAAAAGCTTAAATCCTATATATTCTGGTCTTCCTGTTTTTGTTTCAGAAAAATAAATAAGCACTAAAAAATAATAGTTTTATGTGTTATAATTAAAATAAAAGTATATATTTGTATGTGGTTTTTAATTAAGCCACACTTTTTCTTTTTCATAGCAATTTTCCCACTCATTTTATGAGTGGGTTTTTTTGTGTTTTTTAACTAATAAAACACTTTAAATATATGGTAAATTGATAATTATCAAATATCTTTGCAGTTCATTAGTGGCAATATGAATGCAACAGTAATTTCAGAGACAAAAACATCAATGAACACACTTTTATCAGATTTGAAACAGCTTACAAAAGTTGGGTTGTCTTTAAGTGTGGTGTTCTCTTCTATTGCTGGGTATTTATTAGGGGTTGAAGTTGTAGATTACAAAATACTTTTCTTATTAGCTTTAGGAGGTTTTTTTATGGTGGGTGCATCAAATGCATTTAATCAAATTATAGAAAAAGACACAGATGCTATTATGCAAAGAACAAAAAACAGACCTTTACCAACTGGAAGAATGTCTGTAAATTTTGCCATGTTTGTGGCTGTTTTATTTACAGTTTTAGGTTTATCTATACTGTACAGCATCAATCCAAAAACAGCATTGTTTGGAGCAGTTTCTATATTTTTATATACTTGTGCCTACACACCTTTAAAATCGGTAACACCACTAACTGTTTTTGTAGGTGCAATTCCAGGTGCAATTCCTTTTATGTTAGGTTGGGTTGCAGCTACTAATCAATTTGGTATAGAAGCAGGTTTTTTATTTATGATTCAGTTTTTTTGGCAATTCCCACACTTTTGGGCCATTGGTTGGTTGCAAGATGAAGAATATAAAAAGGCAGGGTTTAATATGTTGCCAATGAATAAAAAGGACAAAAATGCAGTAAAACAAATTATATTTTACACTGTTATTATGATTTTTGTTTCTGTAGCACCTGTTTTAAAAGTGTCTGGTGATTTTTATATACATCCAATATCTGCTGTACTTGTTGCTTTATTAGGAATGTACATGTTATATTTTGGTTTTAAATTACACAAATCTGAAACAAATATAGATGCAAGAAAGTTGATGTTATCTAGCATTTTGTATATTACACTAGTGCCAATTATATATGTAGTTGATAAATTTTTACATTAAAAAATGACAAACGAACAAACATTAAATCAAGAATATATTGTAGCCAAAAAAAAATCTGCAAAACCTATGTTATGGGTTTCTATGATTAGTATGGTTATGTTTTTTGCGGGCTTAACAAGCGCCTACGTTATAAGTATGAAACGTGAAGATTGGGTTGCTTTTGATTTGCCTGAAGCATTTTATATAAGCACAATTTTAATTATTGCAAGTAGTATTACACTTATGCTATCGCAAAGATTTTTAAAACAAGATAAAAGACAATTATCACTTATAATGGTAGTAGTTACTTTACTTTTAGGAATTGGTTTTGTTTGGCAACAATATGTTGGTTTTAATCAACTAAAAAGTATTGGATTATTTTTTACAGGACCAGAAAGCACAGTTTCAACATCGTTTATAATTGGTATTTCTTTTATGCACGTTCTGCACATTATTGCAGGTTTAGTTGTTCTTTTTGTTGTAATTTATAATCATTTTAAATACAAATACAAATCAGACGATATGCTTGGTTTTGAACTAGGTGCAATCTTCTGGCATTTTGTAGATTTATTATGGATTTATCTATTTTTGTTTTTCTCTTTTATAAAGTGATTAAAAATAGTTATTTTTGACGAACGTTTAAGATTTAAATTAAATATTATTTATGGAAGCAAATATTGCTATACCTTCAGACGAGAAAAACACTTGGAATGGTGGTAGTGGAGTAAAACCATTTGGCGCTAGCTATGGTAAAATGATGATGTGGTTTTTTATCGTTTCTGA
The DNA window shown above is from Polaribacter sp. Hel_I_88 and carries:
- a CDS encoding enoyl-CoA hydratase/isomerase family protein, encoding MTTSRKSGSLYTNIQNNIATIEFGHPASNSFPSDLLDRLTKELDAIAQNDSVSVIILKSEGEKAFCAGASFDELVAISNLEEGKQFFAGFANVINAMRTCGKLIIGRIQGKTVGGGVGLAAACDYVLATESASIKLSEFTIGIGPFVIEPAVKRKIGLAALSELTLDATNWQNAYWAKEKGLYARVFENIKELDKEVELFAEKLASYNPQALAAMKKVLWENTDDWESLLSERAKISGELVLSEFTKNALAKFSKK
- a CDS encoding MOSC domain-containing protein — its product is MKIIATNIGERREVHWKKKKVTTGIYKFPVDEPIFLDREEVKGDEISDRKYHGGINQAVYGYSLKHYEYFKNLHPNLEWSYGMFGENLTIDNIEETKIYVGDTFKVGETILEATLQRDPCFKLGIRFNDMKIVKQLWSTTKCGVYFKVLQTGFVKVGDKFEQIKSSPENATIAELLIQRKKEKAI
- the cyoE gene encoding heme o synthase: MNATVISETKTSMNTLLSDLKQLTKVGLSLSVVFSSIAGYLLGVEVVDYKILFLLALGGFFMVGASNAFNQIIEKDTDAIMQRTKNRPLPTGRMSVNFAMFVAVLFTVLGLSILYSINPKTALFGAVSIFLYTCAYTPLKSVTPLTVFVGAIPGAIPFMLGWVAATNQFGIEAGFLFMIQFFWQFPHFWAIGWLQDEEYKKAGFNMLPMNKKDKNAVKQIIFYTVIMIFVSVAPVLKVSGDFYIHPISAVLVALLGMYMLYFGFKLHKSETNIDARKLMLSSILYITLVPIIYVVDKFLH
- a CDS encoding cytochrome c oxidase subunit 3, translated to MTNEQTLNQEYIVAKKKSAKPMLWVSMISMVMFFAGLTSAYVISMKREDWVAFDLPEAFYISTILIIASSITLMLSQRFLKQDKRQLSLIMVVVTLLLGIGFVWQQYVGFNQLKSIGLFFTGPESTVSTSFIIGISFMHVLHIIAGLVVLFVVIYNHFKYKYKSDDMLGFELGAIFWHFVDLLWIYLFLFFSFIK